A portion of the Acidisoma sp. PAMC 29798 genome contains these proteins:
- a CDS encoding phage tail tip lysozyme, producing the protein MAAPAIGVVITGKSDLDKVFAKTGKQIDLFRAQSQRSRQALDKMTDTRGIAGLTKGFQGASLASFDFLKNISRSVDAMGVLTGAGSIAGIVGLSDKFATFGQAQLNASRGINMNVKTLSTWQNAAAAAGSSAESATSSISGMEKAVTEMTNMGAPGMGYANQFLGAGWATRYKTDTDKFLAISKAVSGLQGDAKAKAMSELEGAFQISPDFMQDVLARGPAYVQKELDTASKHSMNDDQANKLDGLATSFSHLGSSVKDAGVAAATYLSPVLTPALNGLSDWIDNHQKAFGEFELGIGSLVGSLTSLKLLKMVLPKGAGAAPEAAAAEGAEAGAVATSPSLWSKLLPLGASVSDGALGAGAAAMIALWPETPGMDDLGLSRKKMTSMAGNAAYLSAAMKAQGAPPSFIAAALGNAAIESGLDPSKPQNGGGPGYGLFQWEAPRQTLFQKVEGIDIHKATMAQETDFFMREMKADYPSVYSQLMSGKLDTASATRLLMHDYLAPADKDNPTGSILYRTAAANEFASAAGDPTGGPYSGPHSRGHMSADAAQDDGGLSATAGAQAAAAQLRAGGDDGDSGVHTVNLNISGLPAGAKATARSSGAGRSMLKTVTAMPGSGAPHQGMYHSAIDGQWHDAR; encoded by the coding sequence ATGGCCGCTCCCGCAATTGGCGTCGTCATTACCGGCAAGAGCGACCTCGACAAGGTCTTTGCAAAGACTGGCAAGCAGATAGACTTGTTCCGGGCGCAATCGCAGCGGTCGCGCCAAGCTCTGGACAAGATGACTGACACGCGCGGGATCGCGGGACTGACCAAGGGCTTCCAGGGCGCCAGCCTCGCGAGCTTTGACTTCCTGAAGAACATCTCCCGCTCTGTCGATGCCATGGGCGTGCTCACCGGCGCTGGGTCGATCGCCGGAATCGTAGGTTTGTCGGATAAGTTCGCGACTTTCGGTCAGGCCCAGCTCAACGCGTCACGCGGCATCAACATGAACGTCAAGACGCTTTCGACCTGGCAGAATGCCGCCGCCGCCGCCGGGTCATCTGCAGAGTCCGCGACATCGAGCATCTCCGGCATGGAGAAAGCCGTCACGGAAATGACGAATATGGGCGCACCGGGAATGGGGTACGCCAACCAGTTTCTCGGTGCGGGCTGGGCAACCCGATATAAAACGGACACCGACAAGTTTCTCGCCATTTCGAAAGCTGTCTCTGGCTTGCAGGGCGACGCTAAAGCCAAGGCTATGTCCGAGTTGGAGGGTGCGTTTCAGATCTCTCCTGACTTTATGCAGGACGTCCTGGCTCGTGGACCGGCCTATGTGCAGAAGGAACTCGACACCGCATCAAAGCATTCGATGAATGACGACCAGGCGAACAAGCTTGATGGGCTCGCCACAAGCTTCAGCCATCTGGGGTCATCTGTCAAAGATGCAGGCGTCGCCGCCGCCACCTACCTCTCCCCCGTTTTGACCCCTGCGCTCAATGGCCTGTCCGATTGGATCGACAACCATCAGAAGGCTTTCGGCGAGTTCGAGCTTGGCATCGGCAGCCTGGTGGGGTCACTGACGTCGCTTAAGCTGCTCAAGATGGTGCTGCCGAAAGGCGCAGGAGCAGCCCCTGAGGCCGCCGCCGCTGAAGGAGCGGAAGCCGGCGCCGTAGCAACCTCACCCTCCCTTTGGTCCAAGCTGCTGCCGCTCGGCGCAAGCGTATCGGATGGCGCCCTTGGTGCCGGCGCGGCGGCCATGATTGCGCTATGGCCTGAGACGCCTGGGATGGATGACCTTGGGCTGAGCCGCAAGAAGATGACGTCAATGGCTGGCAACGCTGCTTATCTATCGGCCGCCATGAAGGCCCAGGGCGCCCCGCCCTCCTTCATCGCCGCAGCCTTGGGCAATGCAGCGATCGAGAGCGGGCTTGACCCATCAAAGCCGCAGAACGGCGGTGGCCCCGGCTACGGGCTGTTCCAGTGGGAGGCGCCGCGCCAGACTCTGTTCCAGAAGGTCGAAGGCATCGACATCCACAAGGCTACGATGGCGCAAGAGACCGATTTCTTCATGCGCGAGATGAAGGCTGATTACCCTTCGGTCTACTCGCAGCTGATGAGCGGCAAGCTCGACACAGCGTCGGCGACGCGACTTCTGATGCACGACTATCTGGCGCCGGCAGACAAAGACAATCCAACGGGCAGTATCCTTTACCGGACGGCAGCCGCCAATGAATTCGCCAGCGCTGCGGGCGATCCAACCGGGGGCCCCTACTCCGGCCCGCACAGCAGAGGCCATATGAGCGCCGATGCGGCGCAGGATGATGGAGGTCTGTCCGCCACGGCAGGCGCGCAGGCGGCAGCGGCTCAGCTGCGTGCTGGCGGTGATGACGGCGATAGCGGCGTCCACACCGTCAACCTGAACATCTCCGGCCTACCGGCTGGCGCCAAGGCTACGGCCCGGTCATCAGGTGCTGGCCGATCCATGCTCAAGACGGTGACGGCCATGCCGGGCAGCGGCGCGCCTCATCAAGGGATGTATCACTCTGCAATCGACGGTCAGTGGCACGATGCACGGTGA
- a CDS encoding topoisomerase yields MSAYAQPASEFVRAMGPVARELLGDPTFETKHELRFRQRGSLAVDLLKGVWHDHEANVGGGVVDFVMVETRTDKAGAVAWLRERKHIEPVATRSGSFNIMSTYDYTDADGVLLYQVCRMEPKDFRQRRPDPEKPGSWLWNTGGTKRVLYRLPEVIAAVKEGRPVFICEGEKAADALCGLGVTATCSPGGANKWRREFADHFSSATVVVLPDNDEPGRLHRDMVVRGLSRWATIATITLPGLPPKGDAYDWIAAGGTKADLKALVAKVFEEVFDEEDLALFTDEGSSGIGVEHIDCGAGRHPSPEPTTKPTILVRAGELDTLATKGEAALCSSDLPIYQRGDVLVRPISKEVSASRGRTTVAAGLTELSTHAVLDLLSQSAHWVRFDKRAKAEIACDPPAAVPSIILSRKGQWKLPLVAGVITTPTLRPDGSLLFEPGYDAATRLFHVADPSLKLGAMPEKPSRSQAEEALGKLKALLTGFPFVTEIDRAVALSGLITPVVRGALSVVPLHAFKASTAGSGKSFLVDIISAIATGRPCPVVAAGQTDEETEKRLVGLLIAGFPIVSVDNVNGELGGDLLCQLIERPLIRVRPLGRSEIMELESRATVFATGNGLRVRGDMVRRSLISSLDAQMERPELRKFDTDPVNDVLSDRGKYVAACLTIVRAYAAASRPHHLPALASFEDWSASVRSALVWLGCQDPVTSMESAREDDPDLAELREVLALWKTHLGSGSGYAFTARDAAEAACKREATVMGEPPDFACPEFRDVLLRIAGERGNVNTRKLGTWLMDHAGRIIGGLRMIKAGTANGGVLRWNVEVVK; encoded by the coding sequence GTGAGCGCCTACGCCCAACCTGCTTCAGAGTTCGTGCGCGCCATGGGGCCGGTCGCTCGTGAACTGCTTGGCGATCCTACCTTCGAAACAAAGCACGAGTTACGATTCCGGCAGCGTGGCAGCTTGGCAGTGGATTTGCTGAAGGGAGTTTGGCACGACCATGAGGCGAACGTCGGCGGTGGTGTCGTCGATTTCGTCATGGTCGAGACAAGGACAGACAAGGCGGGTGCCGTGGCGTGGCTGCGCGAACGCAAGCACATCGAACCCGTCGCAACGCGCAGCGGTTCGTTTAACATCATGTCGACCTATGACTATACTGACGCTGACGGCGTTCTGCTTTACCAAGTCTGCCGCATGGAGCCTAAAGACTTCAGGCAGCGGCGCCCGGATCCTGAGAAGCCTGGCTCGTGGCTGTGGAACACGGGTGGCACCAAACGTGTCCTCTATCGCTTGCCCGAAGTCATTGCGGCGGTGAAGGAAGGGCGCCCCGTATTCATCTGCGAAGGTGAGAAGGCAGCCGACGCGTTATGTGGCCTCGGCGTCACCGCGACGTGTTCGCCAGGTGGTGCGAATAAGTGGCGGCGCGAGTTCGCCGATCACTTCTCATCTGCGACGGTGGTGGTTCTTCCCGACAATGACGAGCCCGGCCGCCTTCACCGCGACATGGTGGTTAGAGGCCTATCGCGTTGGGCTACGATCGCAACGATCACGCTGCCCGGCCTGCCGCCCAAAGGTGACGCCTATGATTGGATAGCAGCAGGCGGCACTAAGGCTGACTTGAAGGCGTTGGTGGCTAAAGTCTTCGAGGAAGTCTTTGACGAAGAAGATCTGGCCCTGTTCACCGACGAGGGCTCTAGTGGGATCGGGGTGGAGCATATCGATTGTGGCGCCGGGCGCCACCCTTCGCCGGAACCAACCACGAAGCCGACGATCCTCGTACGCGCCGGAGAGCTGGACACGCTGGCGACGAAGGGCGAGGCGGCCCTCTGCTCGTCCGACCTTCCTATCTATCAGCGCGGTGATGTCCTGGTGCGGCCGATCAGCAAGGAGGTCAGCGCTTCACGGGGCCGGACAACAGTGGCCGCAGGTCTGACGGAGTTGAGCACACATGCCGTCCTCGACCTTCTGAGCCAATCCGCACACTGGGTCCGGTTCGATAAGCGCGCCAAAGCCGAGATTGCGTGCGATCCACCCGCTGCCGTGCCCTCCATCATCCTGAGCAGGAAGGGGCAATGGAAGCTGCCGCTGGTTGCCGGCGTCATCACCACACCGACGCTCCGGCCGGATGGATCGCTGCTGTTCGAGCCCGGATATGACGCTGCAACCCGTTTATTCCATGTTGCTGATCCCAGCCTGAAACTCGGGGCGATGCCGGAGAAGCCGTCGCGAAGCCAGGCCGAGGAAGCGCTGGGCAAGCTTAAGGCGCTGCTGACGGGGTTCCCGTTCGTAACCGAGATAGACCGGGCCGTCGCTCTGTCTGGCCTCATCACCCCCGTCGTGCGCGGCGCCCTGTCGGTCGTGCCGCTTCACGCATTCAAGGCCAGCACCGCCGGCAGCGGTAAAAGCTTCCTTGTCGACATCATCAGCGCCATCGCAACTGGGAGACCGTGCCCAGTGGTCGCCGCTGGTCAGACCGACGAGGAGACCGAGAAGCGCCTCGTCGGGTTGCTCATTGCGGGCTTCCCCATCGTGTCGGTGGACAACGTCAACGGTGAGCTGGGCGGCGACCTTCTTTGCCAGCTCATCGAACGACCGTTGATCAGGGTGCGTCCCCTCGGCCGGAGCGAGATCATGGAACTGGAAAGCCGGGCGACCGTCTTCGCCACAGGCAACGGCCTCCGGGTGCGCGGCGATATGGTTCGCCGGTCACTCATCTCGTCGCTTGACGCCCAGATGGAGCGGCCGGAATTGCGAAAATTCGACACCGATCCAGTCAATGACGTGCTGAGCGACCGTGGCAAGTATGTCGCCGCCTGCTTGACCATCGTGCGCGCTTACGCCGCTGCCAGTCGTCCGCACCATCTCCCTGCACTCGCGTCGTTTGAGGATTGGTCGGCTTCCGTTCGCTCGGCGCTTGTCTGGCTAGGCTGCCAAGACCCGGTCACATCAATGGAATCTGCCCGCGAAGATGATCCCGACCTCGCCGAGCTGCGGGAAGTGCTCGCGCTGTGGAAGACGCATCTAGGCTCCGGCAGCGGCTACGCTTTCACGGCCAGGGACGCGGCTGAAGCGGCCTGCAAGAGGGAAGCAACCGTGATGGGTGAGCCGCCCGACTTCGCCTGCCCTGAGTTCCGCGACGTGCTTCTGCGGATCGCTGGCGAGCGAGGAAACGTCAACACGAGGAAACTCGGAACCTGGCTGATGGATCATGCGGGCCGGATTATCGGCGGGCTTCGGATGATCAAGGCCGGGACCGCAAACGGTGGCGTGTTGAGGTGGAACGTGGAGGTCGTGAAGTGA
- a CDS encoding DUF3761 domain-containing protein yields MTNRFRLLPVALALALLLGPPAFAQSDTNQYYRSTDGSEVHRPTKHPDSHYGRETAICEDGTHSYSHHHRGTCSHHGGVEEWED; encoded by the coding sequence ATGACGAATCGATTCCGCCTCTTGCCAGTCGCTCTAGCTTTGGCGCTCCTGCTTGGACCGCCAGCCTTCGCCCAGAGCGATACGAACCAATACTACCGCTCGACGGACGGCTCCGAGGTCCACCGCCCGACCAAGCATCCGGACAGCCACTACGGCCGTGAAACTGCCATCTGCGAGGACGGCACCCACAGTTACAGCCACCATCACCGTGGGACTTGCTCGCACCATGGCGGCGTTGAGGAGTGGGAAGATTGA
- a CDS encoding helix-turn-helix domain-containing protein — protein MIIAMNASGNGIEIAISPAQVRAARGLLGWSQDRLVEKSEVPKRTLARFELEQGTAQKRTLSAIRAALEAAGVIFVEENGEGPGVRLKKVD, from the coding sequence ATGATCATCGCCATGAATGCAAGTGGAAACGGCATTGAAATTGCCATCTCTCCCGCACAGGTTCGAGCGGCTCGGGGTCTACTTGGCTGGTCTCAGGATCGGCTGGTGGAAAAGAGCGAGGTCCCTAAGCGTACACTCGCCCGATTTGAGCTAGAGCAGGGAACTGCCCAGAAGCGCACCCTCTCCGCCATCCGGGCCGCGCTGGAGGCGGCCGGCGTCATCTTCGTGGAGGAAAATGGCGAGGGGCCGGGGGTGAGGTTGAAGAAAGTCGATTAG
- the truB gene encoding tRNA pseudouridine(55) synthase TruB has product MKRRRRGRPLDGWLILDKPQGPTSTDMVNKVKRLFDAEKAGHGGTLDPLATGLLPIAFGAATKTVPYVMDGTKKYRFTIRFGEARDTDDADGAVIETTDARPDDAAIEAALPAFRGSIMQIPPIYSAIKVAGERAYDMAREGRAPVMEPRPAQVDRFVLIDRPDADTAVFEVESGKGVYMRSLGRDIARACGSLGHITVLRRLRVGPFTEEMAISLDKLEMGEDMAPISPELLLPVATALADIPALALTESEAIGLSHGQAISLVDLMGRIPDGANPAGGLARAMVGGRVIGLCRLEEGWMKPERLL; this is encoded by the coding sequence ATGAAACGCCGCCGGCGCGGCCGTCCCTTGGATGGCTGGCTGATCCTCGACAAGCCCCAGGGCCCCACCAGCACCGATATGGTGAACAAGGTGAAGCGCCTGTTCGACGCCGAGAAGGCGGGGCATGGCGGCACGCTCGATCCGCTGGCCACCGGCCTGCTGCCGATCGCCTTCGGCGCTGCCACCAAGACCGTGCCCTACGTGATGGACGGCACCAAGAAATACCGCTTCACCATTCGTTTCGGGGAAGCGCGGGACACTGACGATGCCGATGGCGCGGTGATCGAAACCACGGACGCGCGTCCCGATGATGCCGCCATCGAAGCCGCCCTGCCGGCGTTCCGGGGCAGCATCATGCAAATCCCGCCGATCTATTCCGCCATCAAGGTGGCGGGCGAACGCGCCTATGACATGGCGCGCGAAGGCCGCGCCCCGGTGATGGAGCCCCGCCCCGCCCAGGTCGATCGCTTCGTGCTGATCGATCGGCCGGATGCGGATACGGCGGTGTTCGAGGTCGAATCCGGCAAGGGCGTCTATATGCGCAGCCTGGGGCGTGACATCGCCCGGGCCTGCGGCAGCCTCGGCCATATCACCGTCCTGCGCCGGCTGCGGGTCGGCCCCTTTACCGAGGAAATGGCGATTTCCCTGGACAAGCTGGAAATGGGGGAGGATATGGCCCCCATCTCCCCGGAGCTTTTGCTGCCGGTCGCGACCGCGCTGGCCGACATCCCGGCGCTGGCCCTGACCGAGAGTGAAGCCATCGGCCTCAGCCATGGCCAGGCGATTAGTCTGGTCGATCTTATGGGGCGGATACCGGACGGCGCCAATCCCGCAGGTGGTTTGGCGCGCGCCATGGTGGGGGGCCGCGTGATCGGATTATGCCGGCTTGAAGAAGGCTGGATGAAGCCCGAACGCCTGTTGTAA
- the rpsO gene encoding 30S ribosomal protein S15 codes for MSITDERRTTLISEYATGANDTGSPEVQVAIISERIVNLTEHLKIHAKDFHSRRGLLMLVGRRRRLLDYLKRKDASRYTTVIGRLGLRR; via the coding sequence ATGTCGATTACAGACGAGCGTCGCACGACGCTGATTTCCGAATATGCCACGGGCGCCAATGATACCGGCAGCCCCGAGGTCCAGGTCGCGATCATTTCCGAGCGCATCGTGAACCTCACCGAGCACCTCAAAATCCACGCCAAGGATTTCCATAGCCGGCGTGGCTTGCTGATGCTGGTCGGCCGTCGCCGCCGGCTGCTCGATTACCTGAAGCGCAAGGACGCCTCGCGCTATACCACGGTGATCGGCCGCCTCGGCCTGCGCCGCTAA
- the lepA gene encoding translation elongation factor 4 — MTDTPLSLIRNFSIIAHIDHGKSTLADRLIQVTGGLSAREMTEQVLDTMELEKERGITIKAQAVRLSYTAKDGLTYALNLMDTPGHVDFAYEVSRSLAACEGSLLVVDASQGVEAQTLANVYQAIEARHEIVPILNKIDLPAAEPDRVKEQIEDVIGIDASDAVMISAKTGVNIEGVLEALVTRLPPPTGDIDAPLKALLVDSWYDAYLGVIILVRVKDGRLKKGQKIRFMAKGSTHTVDQVGFFRPKMEPVDELGPGEIGYINAAIKTVADCNVGDTITDDRRPAAEPLAGFKPSIPVVWCGLFPVDADDFEKLRESLGRLRLNDASFHYEAESSAALGFGFRCGFLGLLHLEIIQERLSREFDLDLIATAPSVVYHITRTNGTMEELHNPADMPDPMQIAHIDEPWIKATIMVPDEHLGSVLTLCNERRGQQQDLTYVGTRAMAVYKLPLNEVVFDFYDRLKSSTKGYASFDYAMDSYAESDLVRISILVNQDPVDALSFIAHRSAAEARGRAICAKLKDLIPKQLFKIAIQAAIGGRIIARETIGAMSKDVTAKCYGGDISRKRKLLEKQKEGKKRMRQFGKVEIPQSAFLAALKIDA, encoded by the coding sequence ATGACCGACACGCCGCTTTCCCTGATCCGCAACTTCTCCATCATCGCCCATATCGACCACGGTAAGTCGACGCTGGCCGATCGCCTGATTCAGGTGACCGGCGGCCTGTCTGCCCGTGAGATGACCGAGCAGGTGCTCGACACCATGGAGCTGGAGAAGGAACGCGGCATTACCATCAAGGCCCAGGCCGTGCGCCTGAGCTACACCGCCAAAGATGGCCTGACCTATGCGCTGAACCTCATGGACACGCCGGGCCATGTCGACTTCGCCTATGAGGTTAGCCGCAGCTTGGCGGCCTGCGAGGGTTCGCTCCTCGTGGTCGATGCCAGCCAGGGCGTCGAGGCGCAGACCCTTGCCAATGTCTATCAGGCGATCGAGGCCCGCCACGAGATCGTGCCGATCCTGAACAAGATCGACCTGCCCGCCGCCGAGCCCGACCGGGTGAAGGAGCAGATCGAGGACGTCATCGGCATCGATGCCTCCGACGCGGTCATGATCAGCGCCAAGACGGGCGTCAATATCGAGGGCGTGCTGGAGGCGCTGGTGACCCGCCTGCCCCCGCCCACAGGCGATATCGACGCGCCACTGAAGGCCCTGCTGGTCGATAGCTGGTACGATGCCTATCTCGGCGTCATCATTCTGGTGCGGGTCAAGGACGGCCGCCTGAAGAAGGGCCAGAAGATCCGCTTCATGGCCAAGGGCTCGACCCATACGGTCGATCAGGTCGGCTTCTTCCGGCCGAAGATGGAGCCGGTGGACGAGTTGGGGCCAGGGGAGATCGGCTATATCAATGCCGCCATCAAGACGGTGGCCGACTGCAATGTGGGCGACACCATCACCGATGACCGCCGCCCGGCCGCCGAGCCGCTGGCGGGCTTCAAACCCTCCATCCCCGTCGTTTGGTGCGGGCTGTTCCCGGTGGATGCGGATGATTTCGAGAAGCTGCGGGAGAGCCTGGGCCGCCTGCGCCTGAACGATGCAAGCTTCCACTATGAGGCCGAAAGCTCGGCCGCGCTCGGGTTTGGCTTCCGCTGCGGATTTCTGGGTCTGCTGCATCTGGAGATCATTCAGGAGCGGCTGTCGCGGGAATTCGACCTCGACCTGATCGCGACCGCGCCTTCGGTGGTGTATCACATCACCCGCACCAACGGGACGATGGAGGAGCTGCATAACCCGGCCGATATGCCGGACCCGATGCAGATCGCCCATATCGACGAGCCCTGGATCAAAGCGACGATCATGGTGCCGGACGAACATCTGGGCTCTGTGCTGACCCTCTGTAACGAGCGGCGAGGCCAGCAGCAGGACCTGACCTATGTCGGCACCCGCGCCATGGCCGTCTACAAGCTGCCGCTCAATGAGGTGGTGTTCGATTTCTACGATCGCCTGAAGTCGAGCACCAAGGGCTATGCGAGCTTCGACTATGCCATGGACAGCTACGCCGAGAGCGATCTGGTGCGGATTTCCATCCTGGTGAACCAGGACCCGGTAGACGCCTTGAGCTTCATCGCCCACCGCTCGGCGGCTGAGGCGCGGGGTCGGGCGATTTGCGCCAAGCTGAAGGATTTGATCCCCAAGCAGCTGTTCAAGATCGCCATCCAGGCGGCGATCGGCGGCCGGATCATCGCCCGCGAGACGATCGGCGCGATGTCGAAGGACGTGACGGCCAAGTGCTATGGCGGTGACATCAGCCGCAAGCGCAAGCTGCTGGAAAAGCAGAAAGAGGGCAAGAAGCGGATGCGGCAGTTCGGCAAGGTCGAAATCCCGCAGAGCGCCTTCCTGGCGGCGTTGAAGATCGACGCCTAG
- a CDS encoding GGDEF domain-containing protein codes for MSDPRPAAPPIVRRLTLGYLAALTIVALLTVVSHLTLQHALHTENGSAAVVNVSGRQRMLSQRIASLAAQYALGDAGARASLELALTQFDTAHARLVHGDPAEDLPPAASSPGLQALYFGGPDPLDAQVRRYSAAATMVLTLSPADPRMKPLLTALFAQARAPLLVGLEAVVMAHQRASETQLRTLRRIQDTTLIVILLTLMVEALAIFRPLVHRISRYALQLMTLATIDPLTGALNRRSFFERGASILEQAKRHQQPLSLLMIDADRFKLINDQHGHATGDTVLQALAKALREGTRGSDLVGRLGGEEFAVLLADADAVSARQTAERLRAAVAALRLGRDGAAIHFTISIGLASVAPADTGLDIPLARADAALYIAKESGRDRVECAT; via the coding sequence ATGTCTGATCCGAGGCCGGCGGCGCCCCCTATCGTCAGGCGGCTGACCCTGGGCTACCTCGCGGCGCTGACCATCGTGGCGCTTCTCACCGTCGTGTCCCACCTCACGCTGCAACACGCCCTGCACACCGAAAACGGCTCAGCCGCCGTGGTGAATGTGAGCGGGCGCCAGCGCATGCTGTCCCAACGCATCGCGAGCCTGGCGGCGCAATACGCCCTGGGGGACGCGGGCGCGCGGGCGTCCCTGGAACTCGCGCTGACGCAGTTCGATACCGCCCATGCGCGCCTTGTCCATGGCGACCCGGCCGAGGATCTGCCCCCGGCCGCATCATCGCCCGGCCTGCAAGCGCTCTATTTCGGCGGTCCCGATCCGCTGGATGCCCAGGTCCGCCGCTACAGCGCCGCGGCGACGATGGTCCTCACCCTGTCGCCAGCCGACCCCCGCATGAAGCCGCTGCTCACGGCCCTGTTTGCCCAGGCGCGCGCGCCGCTATTGGTAGGGCTCGAAGCCGTCGTGATGGCCCATCAGCGCGCCAGTGAGACGCAGCTCAGAACGCTCCGGCGCATTCAGGACACGACGCTGATCGTGATTCTGCTGACCCTGATGGTTGAGGCCTTGGCTATCTTCCGCCCGCTGGTTCACCGCATCTCCCGCTATGCGCTGCAATTGATGACCCTCGCCACGATCGACCCCCTGACGGGTGCGCTCAATCGTCGCAGCTTCTTCGAGCGTGGGGCCAGCATTCTGGAACAAGCCAAACGCCATCAGCAGCCACTCAGCCTGCTGATGATCGACGCCGACCGCTTCAAGCTGATCAACGATCAGCATGGCCATGCGACCGGGGATACCGTGCTGCAGGCGCTGGCAAAGGCGCTACGAGAGGGTACGCGAGGTTCGGACTTGGTCGGCCGCCTCGGCGGCGAGGAATTCGCGGTGTTGCTGGCGGATGCCGATGCGGTCAGCGCCCGCCAGACGGCGGAGCGGCTGCGCGCGGCCGTGGCGGCGCTGCGCCTGGGGCGTGATGGCGCGGCGATCCATTTCACCATCAGCATCGGCCTGGCGTCGGTGGCGCCGGCCGATACGGGGCTCGACATCCCCCTCGCCCGCGCGGATGCGGCGCTCTACATCGCCAAGGAAAGCGGCCGCGACCGCGTCGAATGCGCAACCTGA
- a CDS encoding DUF4345 domain-containing protein: MRNLKLEALGFEAWALRGVVAIAGIVPVAAGLSGMIRGAAMLGGDPVANLTLDSHLRYLSGLLLAIGLGFWSTLPAIEHRTARFRLLTAIVVIGGLGRLFGILVEGLPPAPMIFGLVMELGVTPLLCLWQGRVATQTVQHG; this comes from the coding sequence ATGCGCAACCTGAAGCTTGAAGCCTTAGGGTTTGAAGCATGGGCGTTGCGCGGTGTGGTGGCTATCGCCGGCATCGTGCCCGTGGCCGCCGGCCTGTCCGGCATGATCCGGGGTGCCGCCATGCTCGGCGGCGATCCAGTCGCGAATCTGACGTTAGACAGCCACCTGCGCTACCTCTCAGGCCTGCTGCTGGCCATCGGCCTCGGTTTCTGGAGCACCCTTCCCGCCATCGAGCACCGCACGGCGCGGTTCCGGCTGCTGACCGCCATCGTGGTGATAGGCGGCCTCGGCCGCCTGTTCGGCATCCTGGTCGAAGGGCTGCCCCCTGCCCCGATGATCTTTGGTCTCGTCATGGAGCTGGGCGTGACACCGCTGCTGTGCCTGTGGCAGGGCCGGGTCGCAACGCAAACCGTTCAACACGGCTGA
- a CDS encoding head decoration protein, translating into MNNPQYPYQLSETYTPDRLVVGLTQLVTKPDGILIAGQNLARGTLVGMITTSGKFTVSLLAASDGSQTPFGILADSYDATAGDTVCAVYVKGEFNQNAVTFGAGQTATNTYAVLRDGGIFLKSVVSA; encoded by the coding sequence ATGAACAATCCCCAGTATCCCTATCAACTCAGCGAAACCTATACCCCCGACCGCCTGGTCGTCGGTCTGACTCAACTTGTTACCAAGCCGGACGGCATCTTAATTGCCGGACAGAACCTCGCGCGCGGCACCCTGGTCGGGATGATCACAACGTCTGGGAAGTTCACCGTCAGCCTTCTGGCGGCCAGCGACGGCAGCCAGACTCCGTTCGGCATCCTCGCTGACAGCTATGATGCGACTGCCGGCGATACGGTCTGCGCGGTCTACGTGAAGGGCGAGTTCAATCAGAACGCTGTCACCTTCGGCGCCGGCCAGACGGCCACAAATACCTACGCTGTGCTCCGTGACGGCGGCATTTTCCTCAAGTCCGTCGTGTCGGCTTAG